A genomic window from Nitrospirota bacterium includes:
- a CDS encoding DEAD/DEAH box helicase family protein, with translation MDALAYVTTCEQYSVPAYLERSRSGTGGHVWIFFAAPVPAASARRLGLSLLRETMALRAPLDLTSYDRLFPSQDVLPKGGFGNLIALPLQRQASTLGNTQFLDRELRPWPDQWAFLSTIQRLSPDQLEHLLTALAPVMVGPEAWRTNQVCRLNDQPVPASIHCIVGAALSIEKARLPSWVIAEFEHLASLHNPVFYERQKLRLSTYRTPRFIRCYEEDLTHLHLPRGVMENLQAVATTAGSKLVVTDRRPIPALREFRFKGTLSPIQQKVVHEVASHEQGVLVAPPGIGKTVMACAIIAQRNVPTLVLVHRQPLLNQWRSHMQEWLGLAPSEIGEVRGGMCRAGDAVDLAMIQSLQRREDLPAFFGRYGLLVVDECHHVPAFSFESCLKQAPVRYVLGLTATPYRRDGLQELITMQCGPIRYTVSPQEGNDGQDLVRELIVRETPFEMLAAGEASIQEIFSALAGDTDRTALIVADVLAAVRDGRRCLVLSERRAHCEAMAERLIGAGIQPFVLNGSMSAKARTKMTEAVRATPPDQPFLLIATGQYLGEGFDCPQIDTLFLAFPISFKGKLIQYIGRLLRPRPGKTTVQLYDYADIHSPVLKHMYTKRMRTYERLGFKDSHPRPGRLLC, from the coding sequence ATGGACGCCTTGGCGTATGTGACAACTTGCGAGCAGTATAGCGTTCCCGCCTACTTGGAACGCTCCCGATCCGGAACGGGTGGTCATGTGTGGATCTTCTTCGCGGCTCCAGTGCCGGCCGCTTCCGCCAGACGGTTGGGGCTCTCGCTGCTCCGGGAGACAATGGCCCTGCGGGCTCCCCTCGACCTCACAAGTTACGACCGCCTGTTCCCCAGCCAGGATGTTCTTCCCAAAGGCGGATTCGGCAACCTGATCGCGCTGCCGTTGCAGCGGCAGGCCTCGACGCTGGGAAATACGCAATTTCTGGATCGGGAGCTTCGACCTTGGCCAGATCAATGGGCATTTCTCAGCACAATCCAGCGTCTGTCACCCGACCAACTCGAGCATCTCCTGACTGCACTCGCGCCGGTCATGGTTGGGCCGGAAGCCTGGAGAACCAATCAGGTATGCCGGTTGAACGACCAGCCGGTTCCCGCGAGTATCCACTGTATTGTCGGAGCGGCCTTGTCGATCGAGAAAGCGAGGCTGCCCAGTTGGGTTATCGCCGAGTTCGAACATCTGGCCTCCCTCCACAACCCGGTGTTTTACGAGCGTCAGAAACTCCGCCTCTCCACCTATCGGACCCCGCGGTTCATCCGGTGCTATGAGGAGGATCTCACGCATCTGCATCTTCCTCGCGGCGTCATGGAGAATCTTCAGGCCGTCGCGACCACAGCAGGGAGCAAGCTGGTCGTAACAGACCGCCGCCCGATCCCTGCTCTTAGAGAGTTTCGCTTCAAGGGCACGCTCTCGCCGATCCAGCAAAAGGTTGTGCACGAAGTTGCGAGCCATGAGCAGGGGGTCTTGGTCGCACCGCCAGGAATCGGAAAAACGGTCATGGCCTGCGCTATCATCGCCCAGCGGAATGTCCCAACCCTCGTGCTCGTTCATCGGCAGCCGCTTCTCAACCAGTGGCGAAGCCATATGCAGGAGTGGCTCGGCTTGGCTCCCTCCGAGATCGGGGAAGTCAGGGGTGGCATGTGCCGTGCCGGCGATGCCGTGGACTTGGCGATGATCCAATCACTGCAACGGCGTGAAGACTTGCCTGCTTTCTTTGGTCGGTATGGCCTGCTCGTTGTGGATGAATGCCACCATGTGCCGGCCTTCTCGTTCGAATCTTGTCTGAAGCAAGCTCCGGTTCGGTATGTGCTCGGCCTCACGGCCACGCCATACCGACGAGACGGGCTCCAAGAGCTCATCACGATGCAATGCGGACCGATTCGATATACGGTGTCACCACAGGAAGGGAATGATGGCCAGGATCTGGTGCGTGAGTTGATCGTCCGAGAGACGCCGTTCGAAATGCTGGCCGCTGGAGAGGCATCCATCCAAGAGATCTTCTCGGCATTGGCTGGCGATACTGACCGAACCGCCTTGATCGTGGCAGACGTGCTGGCCGCGGTGCGCGACGGGCGCCGATGCCTCGTCTTGAGTGAACGGCGGGCGCACTGTGAAGCGATGGCAGAACGACTCATCGGAGCTGGCATTCAGCCGTTTGTCCTGAATGGCAGTATGTCGGCGAAGGCGCGAACCAAGATGACCGAGGCGGTCCGTGCGACGCCCCCGGATCAGCCGTTCCTTCTGATTGCAACCGGTCAGTATCTGGGGGAAGGGTTTGATTGCCCGCAGATTGACACGCTGTTCCTGGCTTTTCCGATTTCCTTCAAGGGCAAGCTCATCCAGTACATCGGCCGCCTACTGCGGCCCCGCCCTGGCAAAACGACAGTGCAGCTCTATGACTATGCGGACATTCACTCTCCGGTGCTCAAGCACATGTATACGAAGCGGATGAGGACCTATGAGCGCCTGGGATTCAAGGATTCGCATCCACGCCCTGGCCGCCTTCTGTGCTAG
- a CDS encoding putative toxin-antitoxin system toxin component, PIN family, with product MKVVFDTNILVSAMLWRGTPYRCLLAIRAGLAELILSPPIIDEFRNVLDKKFALTREEVEEGIALVQESARLIGIPGTLRVLTDDPEDDKFIETALVAGAQCLVSGDKHLLRLGDYRGIKVISARAFLDMLAE from the coding sequence GTGAAAGTCGTTTTCGACACGAACATTCTCGTGTCCGCCATGCTGTGGCGTGGCACACCATACCGCTGTCTGCTGGCAATCCGCGCGGGCCTCGCTGAACTGATCCTCTCGCCTCCCATCATAGATGAGTTCCGGAATGTCTTGGATAAGAAATTTGCCCTGACGAGGGAGGAAGTCGAGGAAGGGATTGCCCTTGTGCAGGAGTCTGCCAGGCTGATTGGAATTCCCGGCACACTGCGAGTGCTAACGGATGATCCAGAGGACGACAAGTTCATTGAAACGGCGCTTGTTGCTGGAGCGCAGTGCCTCGTCTCTGGGGACAAGCATCTTCTGAGATTGGGTGACTACCGTGGAATCAAAGTCATAAGTGCCCGTGCCTTCTTGGACATGCTAGCGGAATAA
- a CDS encoding helix-turn-helix domain-containing protein, with product MKESEPIKKRLFNIREVAEYTGLSVHTLYAMVSQRRIPYVKVGRLTKFDFKAIDAWIERNSVKPLARTSI from the coding sequence ATGAAAGAATCCGAACCGATAAAAAAGCGCCTGTTCAACATTCGCGAAGTGGCGGAGTATACGGGACTCTCAGTCCACACCCTCTACGCGATGGTCAGCCAACGCCGAATCCCATACGTCAAAGTTGGTCGGCTCACCAAATTCGATTTCAAGGCTATCGATGCATGGATCGAGAGAAACTCTGTGAAACCCTTGGCACGAACATCAATCTGA
- a CDS encoding Fic family protein has product MNPKDFRTPSAGKVIRTATGYSAFIPAKLPPALEYDSQFVLSLSRADAALSELSGLGRHLPNPHLLIAPYVRREAVLSSRIEGTKASLSDLLIDEMGQPKQRAEDDDVQEVRNYVSAMEYGFERLHKLPLSLRLVREIHARLMKGVRGDRATPGEFRRSQNWIGPPGSTIETAPYVPPPPEYLDELLGDWERFLHERNVLPDLVQCAIMHEQFEAIHPFLDSNGRLGRLLITLFLMERGRLSQPLLYLSAYIEARRQDYYDLLQRVRTHGDWMAWLRFFIAGVTEIALEAVGQAGRLMDLREKFRARLRDKPKALALLDELFLNPYMSAARAERVLKVSNPTARQTVTLLQRKGMLEEITGRTWGRLYLAKPIMETIELKGKGR; this is encoded by the coding sequence ATGAATCCAAAAGACTTCCGCACCCCAAGCGCAGGGAAAGTCATCAGAACGGCTACAGGCTATTCAGCATTCATTCCGGCCAAGCTGCCACCCGCGCTCGAATACGATAGCCAGTTTGTGCTGTCGCTGTCTCGGGCCGATGCCGCTCTCAGCGAACTCTCTGGACTCGGGCGGCATCTGCCCAATCCTCACCTCCTGATCGCTCCCTATGTCCGACGCGAAGCCGTGTTGTCGTCCCGCATTGAAGGCACAAAAGCCAGCTTGTCTGATCTCTTGATCGACGAGATGGGACAACCAAAGCAGCGCGCGGAAGATGACGACGTGCAGGAAGTACGGAATTACGTGTCGGCCATGGAGTATGGCTTCGAACGGTTACACAAGCTGCCGCTTTCGCTGAGGCTTGTTCGAGAGATCCATGCGCGGCTCATGAAAGGTGTCCGCGGGGACCGAGCGACTCCCGGAGAATTTCGCCGCAGCCAGAATTGGATCGGCCCTCCCGGAAGCACCATCGAAACTGCCCCTTATGTCCCTCCTCCGCCGGAATACCTTGACGAGCTGCTGGGAGACTGGGAACGATTTCTCCATGAACGGAACGTATTACCCGATCTGGTCCAGTGCGCCATCATGCACGAGCAGTTTGAAGCGATTCACCCGTTCCTCGACAGCAACGGCCGACTCGGCCGGCTCCTCATCACGCTCTTCCTCATGGAGCGAGGCCGGTTGTCGCAGCCGTTACTCTACTTGTCCGCCTACATTGAAGCCCGTCGCCAAGACTATTACGACCTTCTACAACGGGTCCGGACGCATGGAGATTGGATGGCTTGGCTTCGATTCTTCATTGCCGGCGTAACGGAAATTGCTCTTGAGGCCGTGGGACAGGCCGGCCGCTTAATGGATCTGCGTGAAAAGTTCCGTGCCCGCCTCCGAGACAAACCGAAAGCACTGGCCCTGCTCGATGAACTTTTTCTCAATCCGTACATGTCGGCTGCAAGGGCTGAGCGAGTCCTGAAGGTCTCCAACCCCACGGCTCGACAGACAGTGACACTTCTGCAACGAAAAGGCATGCTGGAGGAAATTACAGGTAGGACATGGGGGAGGTTATATCTCGCAAAACCGATCATGGAAACAATCGAGTTGAAAGGGAAGGGCCGCTAA
- a CDS encoding site-specific integrase: MPKLTKRLIDDTPFPSSGQVFLRDCVLRGFALRVTKGTKTFILEKRVRGRVRRITIGPYGPLTVDQARKQAEAHVGAIAQGEDPAQARQDRIKEPTFGDLAILYEQRHLPMKRSARDDRSMLDTHLKELKTRKLSDISRNEIVLLHSKIGETAPYRANRAVALLRKMFNLAKDWGMFHGENPATRIHFFKEKERDRFVRPDEFPRVFAAILEEPDEYVRGTFLTYLFTGARREEVLTMRWEDISLEQAEWRIPQTKADRPHVLPLAGPLRAVLSKLPRQDGNPYVFAGRNGSHRVNIKRAWGRIRTKGGVSDVRLHDLRRTVGSWLAGSGESLQLIGAVLNHSNISTTRI; encoded by the coding sequence ATGCCAAAACTCACGAAACGCCTCATCGATGACACTCCGTTCCCATCCTCCGGGCAGGTCTTTCTCCGAGACTGCGTGCTTCGCGGTTTCGCGTTGCGAGTGACGAAGGGAACAAAGACCTTCATTCTGGAGAAACGTGTCAGAGGGAGGGTCAGGCGAATCACCATCGGTCCGTATGGTCCTCTCACGGTTGACCAGGCTCGTAAGCAGGCGGAAGCTCATGTCGGGGCCATCGCGCAAGGCGAAGATCCTGCGCAAGCACGTCAGGACAGGATCAAGGAACCGACCTTTGGCGACCTGGCCATATTGTATGAGCAACGGCATCTCCCCATGAAGCGGTCGGCGAGGGATGACCGGAGCATGCTGGACACGCATCTCAAGGAGTTGAAGACGCGGAAGTTGTCCGACATTAGCCGGAATGAGATCGTCCTACTGCATTCGAAAATCGGGGAAACGGCGCCCTATCGCGCGAATCGCGCCGTGGCCCTGCTCAGAAAGATGTTCAATCTGGCCAAGGACTGGGGAATGTTTCATGGGGAGAATCCTGCAACCAGAATTCATTTCTTCAAAGAAAAAGAACGGGATCGTTTCGTGCGGCCCGATGAATTCCCTCGTGTGTTTGCCGCGATCCTCGAAGAACCGGATGAGTACGTGCGCGGCACTTTTCTCACGTACTTGTTCACTGGAGCTCGCCGCGAAGAGGTCCTCACGATGCGGTGGGAGGACATCAGCTTGGAGCAAGCCGAGTGGCGTATCCCACAGACGAAGGCAGATCGCCCGCACGTGCTTCCCCTGGCGGGACCGCTCCGCGCCGTCTTGAGCAAGCTTCCACGACAAGACGGGAATCCCTATGTGTTCGCGGGGCGCAATGGGTCCCATCGGGTGAACATCAAGCGAGCCTGGGGCCGTATTCGGACCAAGGGAGGCGTCTCGGATGTCAGACTTCACGATCTCCGGCGCACTGTGGGATCATGGCTGGCCGGCAGTGGGGAAAGCCTTCAGTTGATCGGGGCGGTCCTCAACCACAGCAACATCAGCACGACAAGAATCTAA
- a CDS encoding nucleotidyl transferase AbiEii/AbiGii toxin family protein has product MKPLRTRLQEARKRVGLPWEALERDYLLSWILAGIAQVESLRDTLIFKGGTALKKCYFGDYRFSEDLDFSGLEGVPTGSAMERAVQEACSAAVKLLDVYAPVEISCERYTEREPHPGGQEAFTIRARLPWQRQPQTRVMIETAMDEKLLKPARKRKVLHEYGEPIEAEISVYALEEIVAEKLRAILQHMERLEHRGWSRSRARDYYDLWRVLGVYKDRMDLSDFPAFLAEKCAIRKVSFRRPEDFFQESMLTYVEKTWDQWLGPLVPGLPSFRTVITELRPQVAALLSTTA; this is encoded by the coding sequence ATGAAGCCTCTCCGCACACGCCTTCAGGAAGCACGCAAGCGCGTCGGCCTTCCGTGGGAAGCCCTAGAACGGGATTACCTCTTGTCTTGGATTCTCGCCGGCATCGCTCAGGTTGAATCGCTTCGCGACACTCTCATTTTTAAGGGCGGTACGGCGCTGAAGAAGTGCTACTTCGGCGATTACCGCTTCTCAGAGGACTTGGACTTCTCCGGGCTGGAAGGTGTTCCCACCGGCAGCGCGATGGAACGAGCTGTTCAGGAGGCTTGCAGTGCGGCAGTGAAGCTGCTCGATGTGTATGCACCAGTGGAGATCTCCTGTGAACGGTATACCGAGCGGGAACCGCATCCGGGCGGACAGGAGGCCTTTACGATCCGCGCTCGCCTCCCATGGCAGAGACAGCCTCAGACACGTGTGATGATTGAGACCGCGATGGACGAGAAGCTCCTCAAGCCTGCGCGGAAAAGGAAGGTCCTTCATGAATACGGAGAGCCGATCGAGGCGGAGATTTCCGTATACGCCTTGGAAGAGATTGTGGCGGAAAAGCTGCGAGCGATCCTCCAGCACATGGAGAGGCTCGAACATCGTGGCTGGAGCCGATCGCGCGCCCGTGACTACTATGACCTCTGGCGTGTGCTGGGCGTCTACAAGGACCGCATGGACCTCTCCGATTTCCCCGCTTTCCTCGCCGAGAAGTGCGCAATTCGGAAAGTCAGCTTCAGGCGACCAGAGGACTTTTTCCAGGAATCCATGCTTACCTATGTCGAGAAGACTTGGGACCAGTGGCTGGGCCCGCTGGTGCCGGGGCTCCCTTCATTTAGGACCGTGATCACTGAACTCCGCCCGCAAGTCGCAGCTCTCCTTTCGACCACAGCGTGA
- a CDS encoding type IV toxin-antitoxin system AbiEi family antitoxin, translating to MSRENPIHSGPGVELVRKLTAEGDRIFTIARARELAPGVRLSDGYLRQALHHLTKSGWLVRLRKGLYAVSSTVPGVSPAHEFEIAMALVDPAAVSHWSALQYHGLTEQAPRKVFVLTTTETSVPRARGARAKTVRNGYPIGETTYQFIQVKPERFFGTEKVWVGEARVTITDPERTLLDGLSMPQYCGDFAEVLHAFQVRGKDLNVERITEYALKLDAATAKRLGWVLESQGVESSKLERLAALPIKGYRTLDPTGPRKGPYNKRWMIQENLPGKVKA from the coding sequence ATGTCCAGAGAAAATCCAATCCATTCTGGCCCAGGAGTCGAGCTTGTCAGAAAGCTGACCGCTGAAGGCGACCGGATATTCACGATCGCCAGGGCCCGCGAGTTGGCTCCGGGCGTCCGCCTGTCAGACGGCTACCTGCGCCAGGCGCTCCACCATCTCACCAAGTCCGGGTGGCTGGTCCGCCTGCGCAAGGGGCTTTATGCCGTCTCGTCTACAGTCCCCGGCGTCTCGCCAGCCCATGAGTTCGAAATCGCCATGGCCCTGGTGGATCCGGCTGCGGTCTCGCACTGGTCGGCCCTCCAGTACCACGGGCTGACTGAGCAGGCACCGAGGAAGGTCTTCGTCCTCACGACAACCGAGACCTCGGTTCCTCGTGCGCGGGGCGCCAGGGCGAAGACGGTCCGGAACGGCTACCCGATAGGCGAGACCACCTACCAGTTCATCCAAGTCAAGCCGGAGCGGTTCTTCGGGACGGAGAAGGTATGGGTCGGAGAAGCACGTGTAACGATCACCGATCCCGAGCGGACGTTGCTTGATGGGCTGTCCATGCCGCAATACTGCGGCGACTTTGCCGAAGTGTTGCATGCGTTCCAGGTACGAGGCAAGGATCTGAACGTCGAACGGATCACCGAGTACGCCCTCAAGTTGGACGCGGCGACGGCCAAGCGCCTGGGCTGGGTACTGGAAAGCCAAGGTGTTGAGTCGAGCAAGCTCGAACGTCTCGCCGCACTGCCGATCAAGGGCTACCGCACGCTCGATCCAACTGGTCCCCGCAAGGGCCCTTACAACAAGCGCTGGATGATTCAAGAGAACCTTCCCGGAAAGGTCAAGGCATGA